A window of Streptomyces gilvosporeus contains these coding sequences:
- a CDS encoding AMP-dependent synthetase/ligase codes for MTDTHTLIENRPPSVATLFLERVAATPDAEAYRYPVPPAPGGGPDGWKPLTWAESAQRVHAVAAGLMSLGVRPEERVALAANTRVEWILADLGVLCSGAATTTVYPSTNTEETAYILVDSGSRVLIAEDAAQLAKARERRAELPELAHVVVIDEADAQSVEGDPDGWVLSLADLEKRGAAYLEEHPGCVEERVAGLRADQLATLIYTSGTTGRPKGVRLPHDCWSYMARAIQATGLIAEDDVQYLWLPLAHVFGKVLTAGQIATGHVIAVDGRVDKIIENLPVVKPTYMAAVPRIFEKVYNGVAAKARAGGAAKYKIFQWAAGVAREYAKTSQDNLQRTGNASVPFALGAKHKVADALVYSKLREAFGGRLRAALSGSAALSPEIGYFFSGAGIHILEGYGLTESSAASFVNPGEAYRTGTVGKPLPGTEVRIAEDGEILLRGPGIMQGYHGLPDKTAEVLEEDGWFHTGDIGELSADGYLRITDRKKDLIKTSGGKYIAPAEVEGVFKAVCPFVSNVLVHGANRNFCTALIALDEPTILGWAEEHGLDGKPYAEVVAADQVRELIDGYVERVNEGLQRWQQIRKFRILPRDLDIEHGEVTPSLKVKRPVVERAFKDLLDEMYAGAREA; via the coding sequence GTGACGGACACCCACACGCTGATCGAAAACCGGCCGCCCTCGGTGGCGACCCTCTTCCTGGAGCGGGTGGCGGCCACGCCCGATGCCGAGGCCTACCGCTATCCGGTCCCGCCCGCCCCCGGCGGCGGGCCGGATGGCTGGAAGCCGCTCACCTGGGCCGAGTCCGCGCAGCGGGTCCACGCCGTCGCGGCGGGGCTGATGTCGCTGGGTGTACGGCCCGAGGAGCGGGTGGCGCTGGCCGCCAACACCCGCGTCGAATGGATCCTGGCCGACCTCGGTGTGCTGTGCTCCGGCGCGGCCACCACCACGGTCTACCCCAGCACCAACACCGAGGAGACGGCCTACATCCTGGTCGACTCGGGCAGCCGGGTGCTGATCGCGGAGGACGCCGCCCAGCTCGCCAAGGCCCGCGAGAGGCGCGCCGAGCTGCCCGAGCTGGCGCATGTCGTGGTGATCGACGAGGCGGATGCGCAGTCGGTCGAGGGTGACCCGGACGGCTGGGTGCTCTCGCTCGCCGACCTGGAGAAGCGCGGCGCCGCCTATCTGGAGGAGCACCCGGGCTGTGTCGAGGAGCGGGTCGCCGGGCTGCGCGCCGACCAGTTGGCGACGCTGATCTACACCTCCGGCACCACCGGCCGCCCCAAGGGCGTACGGCTGCCGCACGACTGCTGGTCGTACATGGCCCGCGCGATCCAGGCGACCGGGCTGATCGCCGAGGACGACGTCCAGTACCTCTGGCTGCCGCTGGCGCATGTCTTCGGCAAGGTGTTGACCGCCGGGCAGATCGCGACCGGCCATGTGATCGCCGTCGACGGCCGGGTCGACAAGATCATCGAGAATCTGCCGGTCGTGAAGCCCACGTACATGGCCGCCGTACCGCGGATCTTCGAGAAGGTCTACAACGGCGTCGCGGCCAAGGCCCGGGCGGGCGGCGCCGCGAAGTACAAGATCTTCCAGTGGGCGGCCGGGGTGGCCCGCGAGTACGCCAAGACCTCGCAGGACAACTTGCAGCGCACCGGCAACGCCTCGGTGCCCTTCGCGCTCGGCGCCAAGCACAAGGTCGCCGATGCGCTGGTGTACTCCAAGCTGCGCGAGGCGTTCGGCGGGCGGCTGCGCGCCGCGCTCTCCGGCTCGGCCGCGCTCTCCCCGGAGATCGGCTACTTCTTCTCCGGCGCCGGTATCCACATCCTGGAGGGCTACGGCCTGACGGAGTCCAGCGCCGCCAGCTTCGTCAACCCCGGTGAGGCGTACCGCACCGGCACCGTCGGCAAGCCGCTGCCCGGCACCGAGGTGCGGATCGCCGAGGACGGCGAGATCCTGCTGCGCGGCCCCGGCATCATGCAGGGCTACCACGGCCTGCCGGACAAGACCGCCGAGGTGCTGGAGGAGGACGGCTGGTTCCACACCGGCGACATCGGCGAGCTGTCCGCGGACGGCTATCTGCGGATCACCGACCGCAAGAAGGACCTGATCAAAACCTCGGGCGGCAAGTACATCGCGCCGGCCGAGGTGGAGGGCGTGTTCAAGGCGGTCTGCCCGTTCGTCTCCAACGTGCTGGTGCACGGCGCCAACCGGAACTTCTGCACCGCGCTGATCGCCCTCGACGAGCCGACGATCCTGGGCTGGGCCGAGGAGCACGGCCTGGACGGCAAGCCGTATGCCGAGGTCGTCGCCGCTGACCAGGTCCGCGAGCTGATCGACGGTTATGTCGAGCGGGTCAACGAGGGTCTCCAGCGCTGGCAGCAGATCCGCAAGTTCCGCATTCTGCCGCGCGACCTGGACATCGAGCACGGCGAGGTGACCCCCAGCCTCAAGGTCAAGCGGCCCGTGGTGGAGCGGGCGTTCAAGGACCTGCTCGACGAGATGTACGCGGGGGCGCGGGAGGCGTAG